A stretch of Methanobrevibacter sp. YE315 DNA encodes these proteins:
- the cbiM gene encoding cobalt transporter CbiM, whose amino-acid sequence MHIPDGFIPISQCLIYYVILIVALYFSVKWARSNLDEKRIPLLAVLAAGIFAIMSMNMPIPFGTSGHMVGGALVAIVFLAPEAAVIVFTVVLLIQALIFGDGGITALGANVLNMAIIGGFVGLYTFKFLQGTIGKYPAAGIAAWLATVIAALACAIEMGIAGTFPFNVGIPSMVLYHFFIGIIEAVLTVIVLAALDKFRPDLLAWNNGDA is encoded by the coding sequence TTGCACATACCTGACGGATTTATACCTATTTCACAATGTCTCATATATTATGTGATTTTAATTGTTGCATTATACTTCTCTGTGAAATGGGCAAGATCTAATTTAGATGAAAAACGTATACCTCTTTTAGCAGTGCTCGCAGCAGGTATCTTTGCAATCATGTCCATGAACATGCCAATCCCATTTGGTACCAGTGGACACATGGTTGGAGGAGCTCTCGTAGCTATAGTATTTTTAGCTCCAGAAGCTGCTGTTATAGTATTTACCGTTGTTTTGCTTATCCAAGCATTGATATTTGGTGACGGTGGAATAACTGCTTTAGGAGCAAATGTATTGAACATGGCAATCATTGGAGGATTTGTCGGATTATACACCTTTAAATTCTTACAAGGAACAATCGGAAAATACCCTGCAGCAGGTATCGCAGCATGGTTAGCAACTGTAATTGCGGCATTAGCCTGTGCTATCGAAATGGGTATTGCTGGAACCTTCCCATTCAATGTTGGTATCCCATCAATGGTTTTATACCACTTCTTTATTGGAATAATCGAAGCAGTACTAACCGTAATTGTCCTTGCAGCATTAGACAAATTCAGACCAGATTTACTAGCATGGAACAATGGAGATGCATAA
- a CDS encoding phosphate uptake regulator PhoU, whose protein sequence is MSKKDKTLTEILDFILYENPSTQDEIAEKLGITRRYVTQLLQPLIKDGTVKRAYVIDLKRYEEIAESLGDYTSSKEATGNVLLNDMLLNMAKHVHSQLETSFDAVLEFDEKKANKALEMDFATNNMVEKIRTSVETIVSINQRSEFSKSMLYTEVAYDLERIGDYCGHIAKFVINDIYEIDENVLKKLKNMYKTAQKMINLSMKAFIEGKTELMEDLMELEDSIHILQSKAINLIATQMAENSFDEKERSNYFIYLFRVIKAFERMGDISVEIMDVSIEFHENIPRSTTPRTFRY, encoded by the coding sequence ATGAGCAAAAAAGATAAGACATTAACGGAAATCCTGGATTTTATTTTATATGAAAACCCCTCCACCCAAGATGAAATTGCTGAAAAGCTTGGGATAACTCGCAGATATGTTACTCAATTACTTCAGCCTTTAATTAAAGACGGAACTGTTAAAAGGGCTTATGTAATTGATTTAAAACGTTATGAAGAAATTGCCGAGTCATTGGGTGATTATACCAGCTCAAAGGAAGCCACAGGTAATGTATTGTTAAATGACATGTTGTTGAACATGGCAAAGCATGTTCATTCACAGCTTGAAACCTCATTTGACGCTGTTTTGGAATTTGATGAGAAAAAAGCTAATAAAGCTTTGGAAATGGATTTTGCCACAAATAACATGGTTGAAAAGATTAGAACTTCTGTTGAAACTATTGTCAGTATTAATCAGCGTTCCGAATTTTCAAAATCAATGCTTTACACTGAAGTTGCATATGACTTAGAAAGAATTGGGGATTATTGCGGCCATATTGCCAAGTTCGTCATAAATGATATTTATGAAATAGATGAAAATGTCTTGAAAAAACTTAAGAATATGTATAAAACAGCTCAGAAGATGATAAACTTATCCATGAAAGCGTTCATTGAAGGAAAAACGGAATTAATGGAAGATTTAATGGAATTGGAAGATTCAATTCATATTCTCCAATCTAAAGCTATTAATTTGATTGCAACTCAAATGGCTGAGAATTCTTTTGATGAAAAAGAGCGTTCTAATTATTTTATTTATTTGTTTAGGGTTATTAAAGCATTTGAACGTATGGGAGACATTTCTGTTGAAATCATGGATGTGTCTATAGAGTTTCATGAAAATATTCCAAGGTCAACTACTCCTAGAACTTTCAGGTACTAG
- a CDS encoding oligosaccharide repeat unit polymerase family protein, which translates to MSIIYSTITSIINRISDEFHNSFLFTTIFSILSFIEDQWVNSYFKKLYPGEDFINFLNKNVILKNHIFHPLIVLFLFAGFLMLSLNKPSTSLVITLLIAFIAFFIGSTILPRFFFNDDFNIIQFERKDIYSIGFCLILVSIVFFGICIASVGGIPLLKPSIRYLLKPAFTMPVFLIIPGTCLVAGAYLKDYQDEKITRSQARFRYIFLLAMNVAILLLLGYRTPLLAAFLIIIIIGFYGNIVSLWEVVVGGLIGVGAIIGIGYFRSLGEMTITSSTSPFYTLQSRADFTLHVLNLLDFIGGNFGITHGKLLASSIPGSDLGPRMMVGKLIAWRTEVTVTPTLIGQMVVDFGKVGVAVEMLLLGFILGIGYKIMQKTKDYFYIAIYSLILTYTILGIETGILDIQVLLYFAIAIFIYFLNIVNSKN; encoded by the coding sequence ATGAGCATTATTTATTCAACAATAACTTCAATAATTAATAGAATTAGTGACGAATTTCACAACTCTTTCTTATTTACCACAATCTTTTCCATTTTGTCATTTATTGAAGATCAATGGGTAAACAGCTATTTTAAAAAATTATACCCTGGCGAAGATTTCATAAACTTTTTAAATAAAAATGTTATATTAAAAAACCACATATTCCATCCGTTAATCGTGCTTTTCTTATTTGCTGGTTTTTTAATGTTATCCTTAAACAAACCGTCAACAAGCTTAGTTATTACATTACTGATTGCATTTATTGCATTTTTTATAGGATCAACAATCCTTCCAAGATTCTTCTTTAACGATGACTTCAATATCATACAATTTGAAAGAAAAGACATATATTCAATCGGTTTTTGTTTGATTTTGGTTAGTATCGTATTTTTCGGAATATGCATTGCTTCAGTAGGAGGAATTCCTCTTTTAAAGCCATCAATAAGATATTTGCTTAAGCCCGCATTTACAATGCCTGTGTTTTTAATAATTCCCGGAACCTGCCTGGTTGCTGGCGCTTATCTAAAAGACTATCAGGATGAAAAGATTACTCGCTCCCAAGCAAGATTCAGATACATATTTCTGCTAGCCATGAATGTTGCAATATTATTGCTTCTAGGGTATAGGACACCACTGCTTGCAGCATTTCTAATCATAATTATAATAGGTTTCTATGGAAATATCGTTTCCCTATGGGAAGTGGTAGTGGGCGGATTAATTGGTGTAGGTGCAATCATAGGAATCGGGTATTTTAGGTCATTAGGAGAAATGACAATAACTTCTTCAACAAGCCCTTTCTACACACTGCAATCCAGAGCGGATTTCACGCTGCATGTTTTAAACCTGCTTGATTTTATTGGTGGAAACTTTGGAATAACCCACGGAAAATTACTGGCAAGTTCCATTCCCGGAAGTGACTTAGGACCTAGAATGATGGTGGGAAAACTTATTGCATGGAGAACCGAGGTTACAGTCACACCCACTTTAATCGGCCAGATGGTAGTTGATTTCGGTAAGGTTGGAGTGGCAGTTGAAATGTTACTTTTAGGATTCATACTTGGAATTGGATATAAAATAATGCAGAAAACAAAAGATTACTTCTATATTGCCATTTATAGTTTAATTTTGACATACACCATTTTAGGCATTGAAACCGGAATTTTAGATATTCAAGTGTTATTATACTTTGCAATAGCCATTTTCATCTATTTTTTAAATATAGTAAATTCCAAAAATTAG
- a CDS encoding 4Fe-4S binding protein — protein MKVDMEECGVCEDCIDVCMEEAIQRKAYTIIIDSTKCDNCGECVDVCPVGAIYED, from the coding sequence TTGAAAGTTGATATGGAAGAATGCGGAGTTTGTGAAGATTGTATTGATGTTTGTATGGAAGAAGCCATCCAAAGAAAGGCCTATACCATTATTATTGACAGTACCAAATGCGATAACTGTGGTGAATGCGTTGATGTTTGTCCTGTAGGCGCAATTTATGAAGATTAG
- a CDS encoding PDGLE domain-containing protein, whose amino-acid sequence MEMHNMDKKDTYLIVVAVVICIIICCLSPYIASGDPDGLEKSAEDSGLAEDFSIEEIKGIPDAIFPDYAFANDPENQALQIVALVIGAILTLGVGYAVAEIVRSRN is encoded by the coding sequence ATGGAGATGCATAATATGGATAAAAAGGATACATACTTAATTGTTGTTGCAGTGGTCATTTGTATTATAATTTGCTGTCTTTCACCATATATTGCATCTGGTGACCCTGACGGTCTTGAAAAGTCCGCTGAAGATTCCGGACTTGCTGAAGATTTCTCAATTGAAGAAATCAAAGGCATCCCTGATGCCATCTTCCCAGATTATGCATTTGCAAATGATCCCGAAAACCAAGCACTACAAATCGTAGCACTGGTGATTGGTGCAATTCTAACCCTAGGAGTAGGGTATGCAGTTGCAGAAATTGTTAGAAGTAGAAATTAA
- the cbiQ gene encoding cobalt ECF transporter T component CbiQ, translating to MVDITQIIRFDDLASMDSPIHNLEGRIKLISTVFIILVCVISKELFIPIMLEIMLLIILKIAKLSYVDSFKRLLMLLPFGGAVIIFQPFIQPGNILWNYSWLTVTDVGLNWGILLFTRMVVCLTAIIIYSSTTPLQEMASSFRKLKMPRDLAMILSIMVRFLFLFVDELAAIRKSQKSRNFTIHGNNTPYKWRVKQVGYTIGMMFLKAYEQGERVHKSMVSRGFSDASEMFNEKKSPEKSDYIYLFTIIIFVIVLEIILFKYSGQLGYFGQNLAIN from the coding sequence ATGGTAGACATAACACAAATAATCAGATTTGATGATTTGGCATCAATGGACAGTCCCATACATAACCTAGAAGGGCGAATCAAATTAATATCAACCGTATTTATAATTCTTGTTTGTGTTATTTCAAAAGAACTGTTTATACCGATAATGCTTGAAATAATGCTATTAATCATTTTAAAGATAGCTAAATTATCATATGTTGATTCTTTTAAAAGATTATTAATGTTATTGCCTTTTGGTGGAGCAGTAATCATATTCCAACCATTCATACAACCCGGAAATATACTCTGGAACTATTCCTGGCTAACAGTTACAGATGTAGGTTTGAATTGGGGAATCTTATTATTTACCCGTATGGTTGTCTGTTTAACTGCAATTATCATATACTCATCAACAACACCCCTTCAGGAAATGGCAAGTTCTTTTAGAAAATTAAAGATGCCAAGAGATTTAGCAATGATTTTATCAATTATGGTCAGATTTTTATTTTTATTCGTAGATGAGCTTGCAGCGATTAGAAAATCACAAAAATCAAGGAACTTCACCATCCACGGAAATAATACACCCTACAAATGGAGAGTGAAGCAAGTCGGTTATACAATAGGCATGATGTTTTTAAAAGCATATGAACAGGGAGAGCGAGTTCACAAAAGTATGGTGAGCCGTGGATTTTCAGATGCATCTGAAATGTTTAATGAGAAAAAATCTCCTGAAAAAAGCGATTATATTTACTTATTTACAATCATAATCTTTGTTATTGTGCTGGAAATAATATTATTTAAATATTCTGGACAATTGGGTTACTTTGGTCAAAACTTAGCAATAAATTAG
- a CDS encoding adhesin — protein MKKFTIIDYIIIFLVICAVIFAFIHITADDSSKIQKTAFDESTINKIPDTYLNYYKDGNIVKTTVNGFNSSNNEEITLNGTVKWIGNNGGSDVKILIDSNNATYLAGLYKNVPNADIYIKTISLESDGSKYDNLVEFTAKPEKITSLNDLAKNLSDTDFEITTIVSVDSVDSIKFQELMNKINSQDKRLAIHYSGTDSYDQIIVEKANMQNIKDANAILGNINGVTGDITIRVYNCSDSQLENIKNSYDITNIRNF, from the coding sequence ATGAAAAAATTTACCATTATTGATTACATTATAATATTCTTAGTCATCTGTGCAGTGATTTTCGCATTTATACATATTACCGCTGACGACTCTTCAAAGATACAGAAAACTGCATTCGATGAGTCAACAATTAACAAAATCCCGGACACATATCTAAATTATTATAAAGACGGGAATATTGTAAAAACTACCGTTAACGGTTTCAATTCAAGCAATAATGAAGAAATAACTCTGAACGGCACTGTTAAATGGATTGGAAATAATGGTGGATCCGATGTGAAAATATTGATTGATTCCAACAATGCCACCTATTTGGCAGGATTATACAAAAACGTTCCAAATGCAGACATTTATATCAAAACCATTTCACTTGAAAGTGATGGCAGCAAATATGATAATTTAGTTGAATTTACTGCAAAGCCTGAAAAGATTACCTCATTAAATGATTTAGCTAAAAATTTATCCGATACTGATTTTGAAATTACAACCATAGTTTCTGTTGACTCAGTTGATTCAATCAAATTCCAAGAGTTAATGAATAAAATTAACTCCCAAGATAAAAGATTGGCAATACACTATTCAGGTACAGATTCATATGACCAGATAATAGTTGAAAAAGCCAATATGCAAAATATTAAAGATGCTAATGCCATTCTTGGAAATATTAACGGAGTTACTGGAGACATTACAATAAGAGTTTACAACTGCAGTGACAGCCAACTAGAAAATATAAAAAACAGTTATGACATTACAAATATTAGAAATTTTTAA
- a CDS encoding EI24 domain-containing protein: MNYKKIVLVGFISAFVAILTSVMGVAGTIIGSVISSVLYNMLSEALEKPMENASFDTNFEWDIAYVFPLVVIALIQLLLIFALLAEAGFLHYGFAEFYFSIQNLANNNLYKILGVALLIMSVYPLILKPEHVKKIHGIIIGFVGLVFLARGFVDIDNNITNLYDGVFSHFDFQIAVIAFILLLIVIVRIILSAKNSENEFKTMKKEINNDKINNNGARMVYSSKSEDARPTQPKQKARKIKQQPVKPRRDAEKEHKVNFKNRVEDEKANSSINKSSEKIHFESNDLLEEYKK, from the coding sequence ATGAATTATAAAAAGATTGTATTAGTGGGTTTCATTTCAGCATTTGTTGCTATTTTAACTTCAGTGATGGGTGTTGCAGGAACAATCATAGGTTCAGTTATTTCATCTGTTCTGTATAATATGCTTTCGGAAGCATTAGAAAAACCTATGGAGAATGCCAGTTTTGACACAAATTTTGAATGGGATATTGCATACGTATTTCCTCTTGTAGTCATTGCTTTAATACAATTGCTTTTAATCTTTGCTTTGTTGGCCGAAGCAGGATTCTTACATTATGGCTTTGCCGAATTCTACTTTTCAATTCAAAATTTAGCCAATAATAATTTATATAAGATTTTAGGTGTTGCTTTATTGATTATGAGTGTTTATCCTTTAATCCTTAAGCCGGAACATGTAAAAAAAATTCATGGAATCATCATCGGATTTGTCGGTTTAGTATTTTTAGCACGTGGTTTTGTGGATATTGATAATAATATCACAAATCTTTATGATGGAGTCTTTTCACATTTTGATTTTCAGATTGCGGTTATTGCATTTATTCTGTTATTGATAGTTATTGTTAGAATCATACTTTCTGCAAAAAACTCAGAAAACGAATTCAAAACAATGAAAAAAGAGATTAATAATGATAAAATCAATAATAATGGTGCAAGAATGGTTTATTCTTCTAAATCTGAGGATGCTCGACCAACTCAACCAAAACAAAAAGCACGTAAAATCAAACAGCAACCAGTTAAACCAAGACGTGATGCTGAAAAAGAGCATAAGGTTAATTTCAAAAACCGTGTTGAAGATGAAAAAGCAAATTCAAGCATAAACAAATCTTCAGAAAAAATTCATTTTGAATCTAATGATCTGCTAGAGGAATATAAGAAATAG